The sequence CTCCAAACGTCTTCTCGGCCATTTTTTTTAACTCTTCAAGGGTTATTTTTTTAGTAAAAATCTTCATAAATTTACTTTATTTTCTCAAGGCTTACTTGGAGACGATCGAGAGTTTCTGTCTTGCCCAAAACCTCCATCGTTTCAAAAAGAGGCGGGGTCACCGTTTTTCCGGTTAAGGCAATTCTTAAAATCATAAAAAGATCACCGTCTTTAAGACTTAATTCTTTCGCTACTCCCCGGCCTTCTTTTTCCAAATCCTGCTTTTTCCATGATTTTAATTTGTCAATTTTAAAAAGAAACAGATTTAAAGGGGTTTCCACTTCTTCTTTAGTTTTTCCCGATAAAAGTAAAGTCGGATCAACCGCAGGTTTTTTGAAGAAAAAGTCGGTGAAATTCTCAAAATCGGTGAGTTTTTTCATGCGCTCGACAACTAACGGCAGAATTTGGGCAATCTTCTCTTCCGGGTATTTTTTAAGATAGAATTCAAAGATTTGCTTGGCCAGCTGACGAATTGGTTTTTGTCTTAAATAGACGCCGTTTACCCAGTCTAATTTTTGCAGATCAAAAACCGGACCGGTTGTTTGAATTTTCTCGAGTTTTAATTTCTTAATAAATTCCTCTAAAGTGAAAATTTCCTTGGCTTCCGGGTGCGCCCAGCCCATCAGCGCCAGGTAATTAAGTATGGCCTCGGGCAGATAGCCCTGCTCGCGATACCAGGAAAGCCAAACCGGATTGTGCCTTTTGGAAAGTTTTGAGTGGTCAGGATTGCGAAGAAGCGGCAGATGGGCAAAAAAAGGCAACTCCCAACCCAAAGCCTTATAAATTAAAATATGTTTCGGTGTTGAGGAAATCCATTCTTCGGCCCGAATAATATGGGTTATCTTCATTAAGTGATCATCCGTAACCACCCCTAAATGATAGGTCGGAAAACCATCCGATTTTAAAAGAACCTGATCATCAATTAGGCCGTTTTCAAAAGTAATTTCACCCCTGATCAAATCAGTAAATTTTGTCTGTCCGGCCTGAGGAACTTTAAGTCTGATAACGTAGGGCGTTTTGTGTTTTAATTTTTGCCGTATTTCCTCGTTTTTTAAGGAGCGGCACCTTTGATCATATCGGGGCACCTCGCCGCGTTTTTGTTGAATTTCACGCATTTCCTCCAAAGTTTTGGTATCGCAAAAACAATAATAAGCCGCCCCCACCCTCACCAGTTCCTCGGCATAATTTTTATAAATTTTTAGCCTGTCTGACTGCCGATAGGGCGCATAAGGACCACCGATATCCGGTCCTTCATCATAAGCCAACCCTAACCAGCAAAGAGAATCCAAAATTCTTTCTTCCGAACCGGAAACCAAACGTGTCCTGTCGGTATCTTCAATTCTGATTAAAAATTTACCCTTATTTTGTTTGGCAAAAGCAAAATTGATTAAAGCCGTGTAGACATTGCCGATATGTAAGTCTTCGCCGGTCGGCGACGGCGCGATTCTGACGCGTACCATACAGATTGAATTTTAACATAAGAGGATGCTATACTCAATTTGCTGCCCAATGACAACCTTAACCGAAACAGCTTATTACACCAGAAAAGCCATTAATTGGGGCTTGATTGCCCTGGTTTTACTTTTTATTTTTAAAATTTTCCTTGATCTGACTCTTACAGCCTGGAAAAAAATTCATCCTCCGGCCCCGCCGCCGCCGACGGTTTCTTTCGGCAAATTACCGGCCTTGAAATTTCCCGCTGTCGAAAGTGACCCTTCCTCTCCTAAACTTAATTTTAAACTGGAAACTATTGACGGCAAAACACCGATCGCTTCTTCAACAGGAACGGTCTTTTTCATGCCTAAACCTTCTCCGAATTTGCTTTCTTTAAACAGGACTCAACAATTCGCCCAAAAAATGGGTTTTACCGCTGAACCCCAGGCCGAAAATCAAAATCTTTATCGGTGGCAGGACAACGAAATCCCGCAAAGAATCTTAAGGGTTGATATTGTCAACGGCAATTTTAAATTATCTTACGATTACGGGTCCGACCTGTCAGTCTTTACGGAAAAAAATCTGCCCAACCAAACAAAGGCCATGAACGAAACCACAAATTATCTGCAAAATTTAGGGCTTTTTTCCACTCCCCTGGAAAAAGGTGAAAATAAAGTCAGCTACTATCAGCTTATGGACAACAATCTTCTTCCGACAACGAGTTTGGCAAACGCTGACGCGGTCAGAATTGATTTGGGAAGAGAAGATTTATTGGGTTTAAAACTTCTTTCCGTCAAATATCCTCAAGAATTAATTAATCTGATTTTCTCCGGAAGCAAACAAACTAAAAAAAGATTTCTTGAACTAAACTATATTTTTTGGAAAATCGAGGAAGAACAATCGGCCACTTATCCTTTGAAAACATCGGCTCAGGCTTGGGAAGAGCTACGAAATGGCGGCGGTTTCATCGTGCGGCCGCCGGATGACAAACAAAACGTCATTGTGAGAAAAATCTATCTGGCCTATTTCTACCCTGAAGAGTACCAAAATTTTCTTCAGCCGATTTTCGTTTTTGAAGGCGACGGTAATTTCCTTGCCTTTATCCCTGCCGTCAGTCCTTCCTGGACGGCTCAATAATCTGCCAGGTAAAATTACCAAAGACCCAATTAATCAGCGTGTTTGTTTCTCCGAAACGATCCTGGCTTCCCAAAACCACGATTAAAATCTTTTTTCCGTTTTTATTAAGAGCCGTAATCAAACACTCACCGGCGTTTTCAGTCCAGCCGGTTTTAACCCCTAAAACACCGGGAATTTTCCCTAAAAGCGCGTTGACGTTTTCCAGTTTATAAAATCTGGTAAAACCGACGTCGTGAACCGTAATCGCCGGCGTACCGACAATTTTCGCGACCGTCGGGTTGTTTAGAGCGATTGTCGCCAGGCGGGCCAAATCGCGCGCCGAAGTGTAATGGGCGTTTTCTTCGAAACCGGCCGGATTAGTAAAATGAGTATCTTCTAAAGAAA comes from Patescibacteria group bacterium and encodes:
- the gltX gene encoding glutamate--tRNA ligase, producing the protein MVRVRIAPSPTGEDLHIGNVYTALINFAFAKQNKGKFLIRIEDTDRTRLVSGSEERILDSLCWLGLAYDEGPDIGGPYAPYRQSDRLKIYKNYAEELVRVGAAYYCFCDTKTLEEMREIQQKRGEVPRYDQRCRSLKNEEIRQKLKHKTPYVIRLKVPQAGQTKFTDLIRGEITFENGLIDDQVLLKSDGFPTYHLGVVTDDHLMKITHIIRAEEWISSTPKHILIYKALGWELPFFAHLPLLRNPDHSKLSKRHNPVWLSWYREQGYLPEAILNYLALMGWAHPEAKEIFTLEEFIKKLKLEKIQTTGPVFDLQKLDWVNGVYLRQKPIRQLAKQIFEFYLKKYPEEKIAQILPLVVERMKKLTDFENFTDFFFKKPAVDPTLLLSGKTKEEVETPLNLFLFKIDKLKSWKKQDLEKEGRGVAKELSLKDGDLFMILRIALTGKTVTPPLFETMEVLGKTETLDRLQVSLEKIK